In Treponema primitia ZAS-2, a genomic segment contains:
- a CDS encoding response regulator, whose product MDKKISVLLVDDHGIVRSGLRLILEQEKDMVVVGETGLGRDAIGIAKKCRPDLIIMDIALPDISGIETTREIKKRYPDICVIALTMYEEEEYLVSFREAGGSAHIGKSSADRELVQVIRTLFPAPGAEDIAGHLTGNPVTKPPSVLSKRELEVLERTIHGFTSRETGQELNLSTRTVETYRERIMAKLNLSHKSELIEYALKHKIF is encoded by the coding sequence ATGGATAAAAAGATATCCGTGCTGCTGGTAGACGATCATGGGATTGTCCGTTCAGGGCTGCGCCTTATTCTGGAACAGGAAAAGGATATGGTGGTTGTGGGAGAAACCGGCCTGGGCCGGGATGCAATAGGCATCGCCAAGAAATGCAGGCCGGATCTGATAATCATGGATATTGCCCTTCCTGATATAAGCGGCATTGAAACAACCAGGGAGATAAAAAAACGGTACCCGGATATTTGCGTAATAGCCCTGACCATGTATGAAGAAGAAGAATATCTGGTATCCTTCAGGGAAGCGGGAGGTTCCGCCCATATCGGTAAATCATCCGCAGATCGTGAATTGGTGCAGGTTATCCGTACCCTGTTTCCCGCCCCAGGCGCGGAGGATATTGCCGGCCACCTTACCGGCAATCCGGTAACCAAACCGCCAAGCGTATTGTCAAAGCGGGAACTTGAGGTGCTGGAACGGACCATTCACGGCTTTACCAGCCGCGAGACCGGTCAGGAACTGAACCTTTCTACCCGTACCGTGGAAACCTACCGGGAACGGATCATGGCTAAACTGAACCTGAGCCACAAATCAGAACTTATCGAATATGCGCTAAAGCACAAGATTTTCTAA
- a CDS encoding amino acid ABC transporter permease: protein MPELIKVLPMTLSIVLIGTAGGLILGAIIAIVRIEQVPVLRTLAALYVSFIRSTPIYIQMFVVYFGLPMLLLPLGIDLRHGAKIIFLYITYVMNVSGFQSEIIRSSILSVPTSQWDAATACGYTKIQTYKRIILPQSVIIAIPSFGTCMTSLLQDSALAFALGITDVISRVKSLGVLTGHPLEGYFIAGIMFITLSVLIDKGFHRLAKEIRVQNSVAET, encoded by the coding sequence ATGCCTGAATTAATAAAGGTTCTCCCTATGACGCTGTCAATTGTCTTGATAGGTACTGCGGGGGGACTGATTTTAGGCGCTATAATTGCGATTGTCAGAATAGAGCAGGTCCCGGTCCTTAGAACCCTTGCCGCGCTGTACGTCTCTTTTATCCGCAGTACCCCAATTTATATACAAATGTTTGTCGTTTATTTTGGATTGCCAATGCTTTTATTGCCCTTGGGAATTGATCTAAGGCACGGGGCAAAAATAATCTTTCTCTATATTACCTATGTAATGAATGTAAGCGGTTTTCAGTCCGAAATAATCCGTTCATCCATTCTGAGCGTGCCCACGTCCCAATGGGATGCGGCGACAGCCTGCGGCTATACAAAGATTCAAACCTACAAACGCATTATTTTACCCCAAAGCGTTATTATAGCCATTCCGAGTTTTGGCACCTGTATGACCTCGCTTTTACAGGATTCTGCCCTTGCGTTTGCCCTTGGTATAACCGATGTAATCAGCAGGGTAAAATCCCTGGGAGTTCTTACCGGGCATCCCCTGGAAGGTTATTTTATAGCAGGAATTATGTTTATTACCCTTTCTGTGCTGATCGATAAAGGTTTTCATCGGCTCGCAAAAGAAATACGGGTTCAAAACAGCGTTGCGGAGACCTGA
- a CDS encoding transporter substrate-binding domain-containing protein yields MKKFLAVGLFFVLLIPVLFGAGEKQKSNAEEIVVYWASGNQYAPYCYVDKSGKDVGYEYEIIAEVDRRLKGYRFEHQVLNGLNVLLNAVDAGTIDLAAHEIAKNEEREKTYDFSVGYNDADTYLSVRPGNPNIKTIADLKPNQSLTAFSPSAQSVYINSYLAENPNAFIPDLISSAEVWFARLTSPDLFSMIGTKDDNFLNALKYENYNLVVNEGAVPVSTSKIHMAFKKNNERSTQIRTAVDEALNAMQADGTIAAIKKRTFDEYVESLSK; encoded by the coding sequence ATGAAAAAGTTTTTAGCAGTCGGGCTGTTTTTCGTGCTTCTGATCCCGGTACTCTTTGGCGCTGGAGAAAAACAAAAAAGCAATGCGGAAGAAATTGTCGTCTATTGGGCATCGGGGAATCAATATGCACCTTATTGCTACGTTGACAAATCAGGTAAAGATGTAGGCTATGAATATGAAATAATAGCCGAGGTCGACAGAAGGCTTAAGGGCTACCGATTTGAACATCAGGTGCTTAACGGCTTAAATGTTTTGCTTAATGCAGTGGATGCCGGCACTATTGATTTAGCGGCCCACGAAATTGCGAAAAACGAGGAAAGGGAAAAAACCTATGATTTTTCGGTAGGCTATAACGATGCGGATACTTATTTGTCCGTCCGCCCGGGTAATCCCAATATTAAGACTATTGCCGATCTTAAGCCGAATCAGTCTCTTACTGCATTCTCGCCCTCTGCACAGTCCGTGTACATAAACAGCTATTTGGCGGAAAATCCCAATGCATTCATACCGGATCTGATAAGTTCCGCCGAGGTTTGGTTTGCCCGGCTTACCAGCCCTGATTTATTTTCAATGATCGGCACAAAGGATGATAATTTTCTGAATGCCCTTAAATACGAAAATTACAATCTGGTTGTCAACGAGGGTGCGGTTCCGGTTTCAACCAGTAAAATTCACATGGCATTCAAAAAGAACAATGAACGTTCAACCCAGATTAGGACTGCAGTGGATGAGGCATTAAACGCCATGCAAGCCGATGGGACCATTGCGGCCATTAAGAAAAGAACATTTGATGAATATGTTGAATCATTAAGCAAATAA
- a CDS encoding amino acid ABC transporter permease gives MSFDFKFMLVALAAGVSRVPTSLYIGLIPVLIGIVLGLPIALVRFYEIKVLSPLFNWIVTIVRGIPIVMLLLVFYIVATRLYTGASSYKINTSLVAISALTLPAVVGISEIFRGCLGSVGREQFDAAYASGYTTIQLLFKVVLPQIIPVSIPMMGNTVIGMIKAAVLASMISVIDILDGALRTAENNFRYLEAYIAAALIYWALAFILTRIFSFIEGYTKSKISRVAEPVTFLIFPEIRRKGKKA, from the coding sequence ATGAGCTTTGATTTTAAATTTATGCTTGTTGCGCTGGCAGCGGGTGTTTCGAGGGTACCTACATCACTCTATATTGGGCTTATACCTGTATTGATAGGGATAGTTTTAGGCCTGCCGATAGCGCTGGTGCGATTTTATGAAATTAAAGTTCTGTCCCCTTTATTTAACTGGATTGTCACCATAGTAAGGGGCATTCCGATTGTTATGCTTTTACTGGTATTTTATATTGTCGCAACCAGACTCTATACCGGCGCCTCGTCTTATAAAATAAATACATCCTTAGTTGCAATATCTGCCCTGACGCTCCCCGCAGTCGTTGGAATATCAGAAATATTCAGAGGCTGTCTTGGTTCAGTAGGAAGGGAACAGTTTGACGCAGCTTATGCGTCTGGTTATACAACTATCCAACTGCTGTTTAAAGTCGTATTACCCCAAATTATTCCCGTATCTATCCCTATGATGGGTAATACCGTAATAGGGATGATCAAGGCAGCGGTATTAGCATCTATGATTTCAGTCATTGATATTCTTGATGGGGCGTTGAGAACAGCAGAAAATAATTTTCGTTACCTGGAAGCCTATATTGCTGCAGCGCTGATTTACTGGGCATTGGCATTTATTTTAACCCGGATATTCAGTTTTATTGAGGGATATACCAAATCAAAGATAAGCCGCGTTGCCGAACCGGTGACATTTTTAATATTCCCGGAAATACGCAGAAAGGGTAAAAAAGCATGA
- a CDS encoding amino acid ABC transporter ATP-binding protein: MIEVRGLRKSFGANEILKGIDFYVKEGEVVALIGPSGSGKTTLLRCLNFLEKADAGTLHIDDIQVDLKKVTGKQKIALRRKTAMVFQNYALFLNKTAIKNVSEPLIVSRKKTKAEARAIAEDVLVKVGLGDKFNSKPFELSGGQQQRVGIARALALNPEVILFDEPTSALDPEKVDEILDVIKGVIKTGVTMVIVTHEMQFAYDVASRVVFMDKGEIVEEGTQKEIFDNPKEERTRQFLSRFHLAQKPEYFL; the protein is encoded by the coding sequence ATGATAGAAGTCAGGGGGTTAAGAAAATCATTCGGAGCAAATGAAATACTCAAGGGTATTGATTTTTATGTCAAAGAAGGTGAGGTTGTTGCGCTCATCGGCCCCAGTGGTTCCGGAAAGACAACCCTTTTACGGTGCCTTAATTTTCTTGAAAAAGCGGATGCCGGGACCCTGCACATTGACGATATACAGGTCGATCTTAAGAAAGTTACCGGGAAGCAGAAAATTGCTTTACGACGGAAAACTGCCATGGTTTTTCAAAACTACGCCCTGTTTCTCAATAAGACTGCAATAAAAAATGTATCCGAACCTTTAATTGTTTCCCGGAAAAAGACAAAGGCGGAAGCCCGGGCAATTGCCGAAGATGTACTTGTCAAGGTAGGGCTTGGGGATAAATTTAATAGTAAACCATTTGAACTTTCAGGGGGGCAGCAGCAGCGGGTCGGTATTGCGCGGGCCCTGGCGCTCAATCCGGAAGTTATCCTGTTTGACGAGCCCACAAGCGCCCTTGATCCTGAAAAGGTTGATGAAATTCTTGATGTAATAAAAGGCGTAATAAAGACAGGGGTAACCATGGTGATAGTCACCCACGAAATGCAGTTTGCCTATGATGTTGCAAGCCGTGTGGTTTTTATGGACAAGGGCGAGATTGTGGAAGAAGGCACGCAGAAAGAAATTTTTGATAACCCTAAGGAAGAACGGACCCGGCAATTTTTGTCCAGGTTTCATCTTGCCCAAAAGCCGGAATATTTTTTATAG
- a CDS encoding lanthionine synthetase LanC family protein: protein MDINLYPVHTEAAARDYLLGARTTAEYIRSSAVSDEKGVFWQDEKGQEPQIDFYNGSAGIIIFFLQLAKATGDGSYLQDALGGGNYILNELKRTNYEYPIKSKFASFHTYVENAPTFYTGGFAGVAFSLIELSKASGNRLYEQAALALTEKIAASAKPVESGVIWTGFSGANHDAGTIVYLLYASNHFKRLEWRTLAAEGGRAIISTGISHGVDQVEYKGFKNPLLRPDAPETIYPNFAYGTAGMSYALAKLYEETGDRDFLEAAEKGASYLISIASPVKDGKLIAHHLPHHEDEIFYLSTCHGPAGTARLFVLLNRLTKNQKYQNFYEELIRGIIATGAPEYHSAGYWNCHSQCCGTAGILNLFIGIWIESGKKAYLDYATRAGKVLLGSAKFDGEKAVWYQAFSRTNPGKVDAVLGYSEGAAGIGAALLQLATALDGSFNTIRLPDDPFAAK from the coding sequence ATGGACATTAATCTGTACCCGGTGCATACTGAAGCGGCTGCCAGGGACTATTTATTGGGCGCCAGGACTACGGCAGAATACATCAGAAGTTCTGCGGTATCTGACGAAAAGGGTGTGTTCTGGCAGGATGAAAAAGGGCAGGAGCCCCAGATAGATTTTTACAACGGTTCAGCGGGAATTATTATATTTTTTCTCCAATTAGCCAAAGCTACCGGTGACGGTTCTTATTTACAGGATGCCCTGGGTGGCGGGAATTATATTCTTAATGAACTTAAACGTACCAATTATGAATACCCTATCAAAAGTAAATTTGCCAGCTTTCATACTTATGTGGAAAATGCACCAACCTTTTATACCGGCGGATTTGCAGGAGTTGCCTTCAGCCTTATTGAATTATCAAAAGCATCGGGCAATCGCCTGTATGAACAGGCAGCGCTGGCTCTTACCGAAAAAATTGCGGCCAGTGCAAAACCGGTAGAATCCGGGGTGATCTGGACCGGTTTTTCCGGCGCCAATCACGATGCGGGTACCATTGTATATCTATTATACGCAAGCAATCATTTTAAGCGGCTTGAATGGCGGACTCTGGCAGCAGAGGGTGGGAGGGCGATCATATCCACCGGGATCTCTCATGGCGTGGATCAGGTGGAGTATAAGGGCTTTAAAAATCCCCTGCTGAGACCTGATGCGCCTGAAACGATCTATCCCAACTTCGCATACGGTACCGCCGGAATGAGCTATGCCCTGGCAAAATTATATGAAGAAACCGGGGATCGCGATTTTTTGGAGGCCGCAGAAAAAGGTGCTAGTTATTTGATTTCCATTGCTTCCCCTGTAAAAGACGGAAAACTTATCGCCCATCATCTGCCCCATCATGAGGATGAAATATTTTACCTGAGTACCTGCCATGGCCCAGCGGGAACAGCGCGTTTGTTTGTTCTGCTGAACCGCCTCACAAAAAATCAAAAGTATCAGAATTTTTACGAGGAATTAATCCGCGGTATTATCGCTACCGGCGCTCCGGAATACCATTCTGCGGGTTATTGGAATTGTCATAGCCAGTGCTGTGGTACAGCGGGCATTCTGAATTTATTTATTGGTATCTGGATTGAGTCCGGAAAAAAAGCGTATTTGGATTATGCAACACGGGCCGGTAAGGTCCTGTTGGGTAGTGCAAAGTTCGACGGAGAAAAGGCTGTCTGGTATCAGGCTTTTTCCCGGACCAATCCCGGCAAGGTCGATGCAGTCCTGGGCTATTCCGAAGGGGCTGCGGGGATCGGCGCAGCTCTTTTGCAGCTTGCCACGGCGCTGGATGGCAGTTTTAATACCATCCGTCTGCCGGATGATCCCTTCGCGGCAAAGTAA
- a CDS encoding putative quinol monooxygenase, with the protein MIVCIAKFKVKPGRREDFLKNSRPCIQASRDEKGNIGYDALLDPDDPDGIVYVEQWESMDAANAHGKSEHFLANQPQSAALREGKPKIVMYEAQLATQFPVQPLK; encoded by the coding sequence ATGATTGTATGCATTGCGAAATTCAAAGTAAAACCCGGCAGGAGGGAAGATTTCTTAAAAAATTCCCGCCCCTGTATCCAGGCTTCCCGGGACGAAAAAGGTAATATCGGCTATGATGCGCTGCTCGATCCGGATGATCCTGACGGTATTGTCTATGTTGAACAATGGGAAAGCATGGATGCCGCCAATGCCCATGGCAAGTCGGAACACTTTTTGGCCAATCAACCGCAATCGGCTGCGCTACGGGAAGGAAAACCGAAAATCGTTATGTATGAAGCACAACTTGCAACGCAGTTCCCCGTGCAGCCGCTGAAATAA
- a CDS encoding amino acid ABC transporter permease, producing the protein MKSAFLWQYAFDYFPKILRKVPTTLSIVLAATILGIILGVIIAFLRLEKVPILNILCKLFVSFSRGTPILIQMFVVYYALPALFAAIGIHLYRWEKIYYLYITYGLNTGAYFSEIFRSAILSVPKSQMDAAAAVGMTKFNAYFRIIIPQSIIIAIPSVGAMIAALLQDSSLGFAFGIIDVIGQVNVVGTRSTRILEGYFDAAIIFSVLTIVIEKLFGFIESKTRYQKLVSKQ; encoded by the coding sequence ATGAAATCGGCCTTCCTTTGGCAATATGCGTTTGATTATTTCCCAAAAATACTCAGGAAAGTTCCCACTACCCTTTCGATTGTTTTGGCCGCAACTATTCTGGGCATCATCCTGGGAGTGATCATTGCTTTTTTACGGCTGGAAAAAGTACCGATTCTCAATATTCTGTGCAAATTGTTTGTGTCCTTTAGCCGGGGTACTCCTATTCTTATTCAAATGTTTGTTGTCTACTATGCCCTTCCGGCGTTGTTTGCAGCTATCGGTATCCACCTGTACCGGTGGGAAAAAATTTATTACCTGTATATCACTTATGGTCTTAATACGGGGGCTTACTTTTCAGAAATATTCCGATCCGCTATTTTAAGCGTTCCCAAATCTCAAATGGATGCGGCGGCGGCGGTGGGCATGACGAAGTTTAACGCCTATTTCAGAATCATCATACCTCAAAGCATTATTATCGCCATCCCCAGCGTCGGCGCCATGATTGCTGCGCTGCTGCAGGATTCCTCTCTGGGCTTTGCCTTCGGCATTATTGATGTAATAGGCCAGGTTAATGTAGTGGGGACAAGATCTACCCGGATTTTGGAAGGCTATTTTGATGCAGCCATTATATTCAGTGTATTAACTATTGTCATCGAGAAGCTATTCGGGTTCATAGAATCAAAAACAAGGTATCAAAAATTGGTAAGTAAACAGTAA
- a CDS encoding transporter substrate-binding domain-containing protein, producing the protein MKKLSIRVLCIPVMVILGLFLFTGCNTKNKAAEGPKEVLIGVHIGSPLFFYLDDNDEFGGVEDAILKLIDEKLPEYTFKYEILEFTTILTSLDIGSIDMGCYLFEYTEERSKSYLFSTEGYLDFANYISVPKGAKGITTLDDLQGKKVGTWPSGNMAHLLESYNQEHSKTPIDIVYVNSNDIMITNFNTKSIEASLMTRWEVMTHLATRGFELELVGEPVSISDCYYLFPKDRTELQTAVDRVLRELKASGELERTIQKALDDYAKIYS; encoded by the coding sequence ATGAAAAAATTATCAATAAGAGTATTGTGCATTCCGGTTATGGTTATACTGGGATTGTTTCTGTTTACCGGCTGCAACACTAAAAATAAAGCTGCCGAAGGGCCAAAAGAAGTACTGATTGGCGTACATATCGGATCACCGCTTTTCTTTTATCTGGACGACAACGATGAATTCGGAGGCGTGGAAGATGCGATTCTGAAACTCATTGACGAAAAATTGCCGGAGTATACTTTTAAATATGAAATTCTGGAATTTACCACCATTTTAACATCCCTGGATATTGGCAGTATTGATATGGGCTGCTACCTGTTTGAATATACCGAGGAACGGAGCAAATCCTACCTTTTTAGCACAGAGGGTTATCTGGATTTTGCCAATTACATATCCGTTCCCAAGGGAGCCAAGGGAATCACTACCCTGGATGACTTGCAGGGGAAAAAAGTCGGTACCTGGCCTTCTGGCAATATGGCGCACCTCCTGGAATCCTATAACCAAGAGCATTCAAAGACTCCCATTGATATTGTTTATGTTAATTCCAACGATATTATGATAACTAATTTTAATACCAAGAGCATAGAAGCTTCTCTGATGACCCGGTGGGAAGTAATGACCCATCTTGCCACGCGGGGATTTGAACTGGAACTGGTAGGCGAACCGGTTAGTATTTCCGACTGCTATTATCTTTTCCCCAAAGATCGTACTGAATTACAGACAGCGGTCGATAGGGTGCTGCGGGAATTAAAAGCTTCAGGTGAACTGGAAAGAACAATTCAGAAGGCCCTGGATGACTATGCCAAAATTTATTCTTAG
- a CDS encoding amino acid ABC transporter permease, whose product MSFDFVFMLKVIRIAAARIPATLIVATIPLLIGCIIGLPIALARFFRVRILSSFLKWTVTILKGIPVVLFLLTFYVLIGRYFDVVMQYFHINFGFKDLNKGLIVVAALSIPACVSLSEVFRGALASVKNGQFDAAYSIGHSRNAALWRIILPQAFPVSLPMICNMYIGFVKAASLASMVSVIDVLNAAIIAATMNYRYLEAYVAAALIYWLLCVVIERIFIFLEKWFGKKIREAAV is encoded by the coding sequence ATGAGCTTTGACTTTGTTTTTATGCTTAAGGTTATCAGAATTGCCGCCGCCAGAATTCCGGCTACCCTGATAGTAGCGACAATTCCCCTGCTGATAGGCTGTATTATTGGTCTGCCTATAGCATTGGCTCGGTTTTTCCGGGTAAGAATATTATCATCCTTTCTCAAGTGGACTGTTACCATACTTAAAGGGATACCGGTGGTACTATTTCTGCTTACCTTTTATGTACTGATCGGTCGGTATTTTGATGTTGTTATGCAATATTTTCATATCAATTTTGGTTTTAAAGATCTGAACAAGGGACTTATAGTTGTCGCTGCGCTGTCTATCCCCGCCTGTGTCAGTTTATCCGAGGTATTCCGTGGGGCTTTGGCATCTGTAAAAAACGGGCAGTTTGATGCGGCTTATTCCATAGGACATTCCCGGAATGCCGCCCTGTGGCGGATCATACTGCCCCAGGCTTTTCCTGTATCCCTGCCAATGATATGTAATATGTATATCGGTTTTGTAAAGGCGGCATCCCTGGCTTCAATGGTCAGTGTAATTGATGTCCTGAACGCCGCAATAATTGCGGCTACTATGAACTACCGTTACCTGGAAGCCTATGTTGCGGCGGCGCTGATATATTGGCTCCTCTGTGTAGTCATAGAACGGATTTTTATATTCCTGGAAAAATGGTTCGGGAAAAAAATAAGGGAAGCCGCAGTATGA
- a CDS encoding amino acid ABC transporter ATP-binding protein — MIEIQNLKKSFGKLNVLKGIDLHVKEGEVVVLLGPSGSGKTTLLRCINFLEQADEGTLRIADKKVNLQYVSTKEILSLRRKTAMVFQNYDLFLNKTVLENVTEGLIVSRRMSKNEAIQIARQVLEQVGLKEKFTARPFQLSGGQQQRVGIARAVALNPRVILFDEPTSALDPEKVNEILELIKNVVKTGVTSVIVTHEMEFAFEIADKIVFMDEGEIVEQGTPQKVFGHPEFERTRQFLSRFTLTKQPEYFL; from the coding sequence ATGATTGAAATACAAAATCTTAAAAAATCCTTTGGAAAGCTCAATGTACTCAAAGGCATCGATTTGCATGTAAAGGAAGGGGAAGTGGTTGTTCTTCTGGGCCCCAGCGGTTCAGGAAAAACAACCCTGCTCCGGTGTATAAATTTTTTGGAACAGGCTGATGAGGGAACTTTGCGTATCGCCGATAAAAAAGTAAATCTGCAATATGTATCTACCAAAGAAATCCTCAGCCTCCGCAGAAAAACCGCTATGGTATTCCAGAATTATGACTTGTTTCTGAATAAAACGGTATTGGAAAACGTAACGGAAGGGCTTATCGTATCCCGCAGGATGTCAAAAAACGAGGCGATTCAAATTGCCCGGCAGGTTCTTGAACAGGTAGGCCTTAAGGAAAAATTCACCGCCAGGCCTTTTCAGCTTTCCGGGGGACAGCAGCAACGGGTGGGCATTGCCAGAGCTGTAGCGCTTAATCCCCGGGTTATTTTATTTGACGAACCTACTTCCGCTCTTGACCCGGAAAAGGTCAACGAAATACTGGAACTTATCAAGAATGTGGTAAAAACCGGGGTAACCAGCGTCATTGTTACCCATGAAATGGAATTCGCCTTTGAAATTGCCGATAAAATCGTCTTTATGGATGAAGGAGAGATTGTGGAACAGGGTACTCCCCAAAAGGTTTTCGGTCATCCTGAATTTGAAAGAACCCGTCAATTTTTATCACGGTTTACCCTTACCAAGCAGCCGGAATATTTCTTGTAG
- a CDS encoding lanthionine synthetase LanC family protein encodes MNSNINLFPVYTDISAKDYLQGAIAAAEYIRGSAISGEKGVYWPDEKGEDPQIDFYNGSAGIILFFLQLARATGDSSYLKDARAGGDYILNELTKVNYNYTFKGNFTRHPIYKNAESTFYIGGFAGVAFSFIELSKATGDNVYEQAALVLTEKIAANAKPVESGVIWSGYSAINHDGGTILFLLYAANHFKRSEWRELAAKGGRAIMATGVAIDLDRVLYKGYQNPVINPDFPDTHYPNFAYGASGMCYALARLYEETRDRDFLDAAEKGANYLISIATPAKEGKLLIYQLPHLPGEDLYYLSFCNGPAGTGRLFVLLNRLTEKQVYEHFYLDLAHGIISAGAPEYHSAGYWNCHCQCCGTAGFLTYFLGVWLESGKEEYLNFAIRSGKVLLGSATYKEHRAVWHQAFARTNPAGITAALGYFKGAAGIGAALLQLATALDGNFDTIRLPDDPFATGAIANHR; translated from the coding sequence ATGAATAGTAACATTAATCTGTTTCCGGTTTACACCGATATCAGCGCCAAAGATTATTTACAGGGCGCCATAGCTGCGGCGGAATATATCAGGGGATCTGCGATATCAGGAGAAAAGGGTGTTTACTGGCCGGATGAAAAGGGTGAGGACCCCCAGATAGATTTTTACAATGGCTCTGCGGGGATTATTCTGTTCTTCCTTCAATTAGCCAGGGCAACAGGGGACAGCTCCTATTTAAAGGATGCCCGGGCTGGGGGTGATTATATTCTTAATGAATTAACCAAGGTCAATTATAACTATACATTTAAAGGAAATTTTACCAGGCATCCAATCTACAAGAATGCTGAATCAACCTTTTATATAGGAGGGTTCGCGGGGGTAGCCTTTAGTTTTATTGAGTTGTCAAAAGCTACCGGCGACAATGTGTATGAACAGGCGGCATTGGTACTAACCGAAAAAATTGCCGCCAACGCAAAACCGGTAGAGTCCGGGGTAATATGGTCCGGCTATTCCGCAATTAACCACGATGGAGGAACTATTCTTTTTCTCCTCTATGCAGCCAATCATTTCAAGCGGTCCGAGTGGAGAGAACTTGCGGCAAAGGGGGGGAGAGCCATTATGGCTACCGGGGTCGCCATCGATTTGGATCGGGTGCTTTATAAAGGCTATCAAAATCCCGTAATAAATCCCGATTTTCCGGATACCCATTACCCCAATTTTGCCTATGGCGCTTCCGGAATGTGTTATGCCCTGGCGCGATTATACGAAGAAACCAGGGACAGGGATTTTCTTGATGCAGCGGAAAAGGGTGCAAATTATTTAATTTCCATTGCGACACCGGCCAAAGAAGGTAAGCTGCTCATTTATCAACTGCCCCATCTTCCGGGGGAGGATCTTTACTATTTGAGCTTCTGTAACGGTCCCGCCGGTACAGGAAGATTGTTCGTCCTCTTAAACCGCCTGACAGAAAAACAAGTGTACGAGCATTTTTATCTTGATCTAGCCCATGGGATAATTAGTGCCGGTGCGCCGGAGTATCATTCTGCCGGCTATTGGAACTGTCATTGCCAATGCTGCGGCACCGCAGGGTTCCTTACTTATTTCTTAGGAGTCTGGTTGGAATCAGGGAAGGAAGAATATCTGAACTTTGCGATCCGTTCCGGCAAAGTACTGCTGGGCAGCGCAACCTATAAAGAACATAGGGCTGTTTGGCATCAGGCTTTTGCACGTACTAACCCCGCAGGGATCACTGCGGCTCTGGGCTACTTTAAAGGGGCTGCGGGGATCGGCGCCGCTCTTTTACAGCTTGCCACAGCGCTGGATGGTAATTTTGATACTATCCGCTTACCTGACGATCCATTTGCAACGGGCGCCATAGCAAATCACCGCTGA
- a CDS encoding flavodoxin family protein, which yields MGKKIVILNGSPRRNGNTSGLVKAFSQGAEEAGNTVKTFFLDGMNIHGCKGCFSGGKNIDSPCVQKDDMDKIYPAYREADVIVLASPLYYWQLSGQLRMTFDRFFAIDECAVNWKSPIKESVLLVAAGGNDFEDVEQYYKSLVKHIKWKNLGTVFAGGVLKIGDIEKKSELEEARKIGLSINGGS from the coding sequence ATGGGGAAAAAAATTGTAATCCTAAACGGAAGTCCTCGGCGAAACGGAAATACTTCGGGTTTGGTTAAAGCATTTTCACAAGGTGCGGAGGAAGCTGGCAATACGGTTAAAACATTTTTTCTGGATGGTATGAACATTCATGGTTGTAAGGGCTGTTTTAGCGGAGGGAAAAATATTGACAGCCCTTGTGTTCAAAAAGACGATATGGATAAAATTTATCCCGCATATAGGGAGGCGGATGTAATTGTTTTAGCCTCGCCATTATATTATTGGCAGTTGAGTGGTCAATTAAGAATGACCTTCGATCGTTTTTTTGCAATAGACGAGTGCGCTGTAAATTGGAAAAGTCCAATTAAAGAAAGTGTTCTGCTTGTGGCAGCAGGAGGAAATGATTTTGAAGATGTTGAGCAATATTATAAAAGTCTTGTAAAACACATTAAATGGAAAAACCTTGGTACTGTTTTTGCAGGTGGTGTACTTAAAATTGGCGACATTGAAAAAAAATCTGAACTTGAAGAAGCACGAAAAATTGGGCTTTCAATAAATGGAGGATCTTGA